The DNA sequence TAGTCGCCTTCAGCTATGATACGTTTGAATTCCACGTGGAGGTCGGGGTTGGCTTTTATGTAGGCGCCGGCGTAGGCTATTACGCCTTGGGGTCCGTCGGCTGCGTCGGGGTTATGCTGGCGGTAGCTGGGGCCTATGTACTGGGCGACGGCTTGGGCGGGGTTTTTCTGGTTAAAAATCATGTCGAGGCATTCTTTGGCCAGGCGCTTGTTTTGAGCTAGGTTGGTTGCGGTTTGTGCCTGCATATTGTTTCAT is a window from the Candidatus Bathyarchaeota archaeon genome containing:
- a CDS encoding ester cyclase, which translates into the protein MQAQTATNLAQNKRLAKECLDMIFNQKNPAQAVAQYIGPSYRQHNPDAADGPQGVIAYAGAYIKANPDLHVEFKRIIAEGDYVAVHSHLKPHPGSRGEAIVDIFRVEDGKLVEHWDVVEEVPEPHANRNTMF